The genomic stretch catgttctgatgttgcatgctgaaccttctgagacaaagcttctgagcgctgatttgtgcatactctttatatatttcctgaaatggaaattgcaatgtattagagtaccacattatctcacacaaaattcatatccttgttatcatcaaaactaagaatattgatcagaacaaatcttgttctaacagggtggactggaggtagcctagTTAACAGTGAACCAAAATAAAATCTTGGGTTATTTATCCTTCTActattttttagtttttgtttgggTGTTGGAAAAAGCTTTTAATCttgaaattcaattcaattccccCTTATTGTGTTTCATTGAACCTTTAAGTATTATCATTAAGACCAACAACTATTAACACATCAACACAACATTATTAACATAAGAAATACATGGATATTTCAACTGCCCTTTTCCAATAATATTTTCCTTTGGCACCATCACTTAAAGTGTCATAGGTGCTAAAATATGCTTTGATGTTCTTTAGATAGTTTCTCTAACTAGTCACATAAAGTATCAGTCGAATTTAGGATTGGAAAAAATTGTTGAGTACGCATGCCATACTTGATATAGTTGTCTGTGGTGCATAAATTTACCATATAATTTATAGTAGTAAGGACGAATGTGACCATATCGACCATGGTAATTACATACCCAAATGGGCCTAATAGAGGCATTAGTATGTGGTAAAAGTCTTTGGTAGGTTGTTGTAACATTATACCGAACATCTTGGTTTCTTCTTTATGAGTATGAGGAATAAATACAGTCTTTAGGTTGGGCAATACGACAGTATAACCAATTCCCTTCATGTTCTTTATAGGTTTTCCCATATTTAACCTGGCTTCAAAAATATCAGTTCCAAAATTTAGTATTCACACATATTTTATCATTTCGTCAAATTCAGAGTTTAGATGCCCACCTATTTTTTCAACTCGGTAATTGTGAGCATGAGACAAGTTTTCTCTTGAAAATGGCTTCAATCATTTCCTTCTGTTTTCTAAAACTTGGGATTCTTCATTTGATTTTAGGtaaaaaaaagtattatattctTCTTTCAGGGCATCGTCAGATAGCTCATATTTATCGCTCACATTCCCATTATCAAGAAAAGCATTATCACAAGGTAAGCATCATAATACTATTTGTTTGATCAGACTCACTTTCTTCTTGTGACTAATCATAAGAGAGAGTGCCATTgtagatttttctttgtttccttAGGATATTTAGACATTCATCTCGGATTTGTCCTAATCCTTCACATCCACGACATTTGATCTCTTTGGCTCTAATTTGATAGCTGAAGTTTTTCTTTCACCCTCTTTTTCCATATGCTAAAAGCTACCACCTTTTAAACTTTGTTGTTGATTTCCTTTGACATTAGAAGAGACATTGTTCTCCCAATGTTTTATCAAGTATTCTCATAACCTTGCTAAATTTCTTAGCAAATATGAAAATAGATTCAATTAAATTATCATTAATGTCACGAGCTACTTGGTGTTCTTGATAAGCAATGTCAACTTTGAATACtacatctttattttttttcatatttttcatcaaTGGTCATCTCAAAGGTGAGCAATGATCCAATTAGTTCATCAACTTTCATTGTGGATATATTTTTAGCTTTCTCAGTGGTggtcttcttcttgtcaaacctcTTTGACAAAGATCTTTGAAAATTCACTAATATTTTAATCCTCAAGCATCTTCAAGTTTTCATATTTAGTGGTAAGGAGTTAAAGTATTTACATACGAACTCTAAAAGTTCTCTTAAAATTCAAGAGTTTCCCATGCCTCTTTAGCGTACTAGTGAAAGTGTTAATGATCCTAAAGATACTTACATCAATTCCATCGTAAACAACATTAAGAGCATGAAAATTCCCAAGACTATCTTCATCTTCGGAAATTGTCCAATATTTATTGAGCTTCACGGAATAACTTTAATCTTAGGAGGAGTTCATCCATTGATGACTACTTTCCAAGTCTTGATATCGATGGACTTAAGAATGGATACAATATGGACCTTCTATTAGTCATAATTAGTACCATCAATATCGGTGGCCAATTAACAAATCCTTCTTCTTTGGTATTGTCCATCTTAAACAAAATAGAATAAATACCATGGAACACGCCCAACCAGAACATAGTGTCTGCTCTAATGCTAACTGAAATTATGTTTGATAAGTAACAAGATGTCACACTCAATGTTGAAATAATGTGTGAAATAGGATGATCTGAAATAATCTGTGaacaattaagaaaataataaataagagaCACACAAATTGGTTACCTAGTTTGATGCAAACGTCACCTACCTCTAGAGGGATGTAGCCCAAAGGAAAGAAAATTCGCTAATTACAAGTAGGCAATAATACAAGACAATCTCACTTAAACCCTGTTAGTTCAGTGCCCTTTTCCTAGTACTACCCATGACTTTTAACTCATGATCCCTCTAAATCATAGATCGCCTCACTTTCACTTAAACAATCTCCCGAGTGTTAGTAAAAACCAATTGTTTAGGATGTGATAAACTTCACAAAATACAGACCAAGTACTCTACCTATCTCTTAAATAGAATAGATTATCAAAGATAGAGTTTCACGCACAAAGCACACCACAAAGGCTCGACTGAATAAGACCCTTATTCGATGTAAAAAAAATCTCTCTTCAAGTGTGACTTCAACAAGGTGAATGATCTCTTTCTCTAATACACCAATCCAACCATAAAACTCAATAGAGTAAACTTTTAATTAGGCCGAATCCAGACTCCATCCAAAACTGAATCGTTTAATCAAGttaaatctaattaaattttGTATTGAAGCAAaaccaaataaatatttttcaacaaaATCTTTGCTAAACACATTAGCAAAAATAGATCTTTCAAAGTTAACTCTTTCCGAATTAAATCTGAAATAAACctctaaattaaatctaaatttaaGCAAGCAAAAATAATTCTTTCAAAAAAGAGCGCTAACGGATAACTGATTAAACTCAAACAAGATTTCTCAATAATATTTGAGACATCTTACTAAACATGTTGCCTAAAAAAATATCAATCTAACTATAATAACATAATTACTTTGTTAGCCAATTAAGTATGTAGTTGAAGTTAGTTATGGTCAGTTAGAAATTACGTTTGTGTACTTGCACCATAATTAATAGAGCTAATTTTGAGATAAATAGATAATAGTTGCTGTCAAAGGATAAACTTATATACTTATAAACACAGTCTCATACAAATCAAAACTCTCACAATAAGGAAGAATAAAGTGTTACATTATTATGATTGCATTATTTCCTATGACGAATATATGATCCACACCTAAGTACATCACTGCAACCAAATAAGGGAACATTACAAGAGAGAATAATTCTTACATAAACACTGTCTCCTAAACACATGTAAATGACAAACTTTAATACATTGACAACAACAAAATTTTGAGGATGGAAGGTAGAGCTACTTATTGCATGAagggaaaatcaaagaagaaaagcAATTAATTCAAGAAACAAATTGGCTTTGAGAGTCAGTGACACGAGTGGCATAGTATCTAGCAATGAAATCAGAAGCTTTCCTATCAACACCCGGCTCTGCAACCCAAGAACCTCTATCTTCATCACTTGCAAACATTCTTCTTCCAGCTCCACTACCTTCCCAATACTCATCATTGTTTCCACTTGAGAAACATGCTTTGAATACATTGCATAAAGATGATGATGACCCCTTACCTCCCATTTTTCACACCCTTCAAGTCTACTTGTAAGACAATGAATCTGTAAGGTGTTGAGCACTATTGGTTGTGAGTAGAAGACGTTGGAATTGTTGGTATTTATAGAGGGAGAGAAGGCACATTGATATTTGAAAGAAAAACATTATTTGTGTTTTATCATCATATAAAAAAGATGGGTATGTAGATTCTTTGTGATAAATAATAAGAATGGACATAAAAAGGAGCATGAGTATGCTCTCTCGTCCTCTACTTTATGAACTGTCGCACAACAGTTATTCTCCCCTAGCTGGTACAGTGTCCAACTCTGCTTTATGGTTCCTTCCTAGTAGTACTTTTTTACCATACTAAAGATGCTTTATTTTTCTTCTGTAATGAATGCCtacataagaataagaataatatGCTTATACTAAATATGCTTATACTCTTAATTATATAGTTTACGTACCAATTGTGTCAATTACTTAGACACTATAACCCCAAAACAGAAGTAGAGAAGATAATAATGTTTGTTAATATTCTTTTTATTGACAAAATGTTTCTAAATGGTTATGTTAATTAGCTTCGGTTTTCAGACCGCCGCCACAGCGTCTCTGGTTCTGCCAATCTACACCATAAAATTTCTGGTCGTCTCATCGGACTTTAAACGCTGACTTTCATCATCCCTAAGAATAGGTATTTTTTACTATATATATTAGTTGAGGTGTTAGGGTATACTTCTACATATCTTTATATTGATTTTAAATCTACGGTGATGTCAATTTATCCATCAACTTTTTTACTACTCTCTCAAATAACCTTGATCTAGGTTAAATCGCGCTTGAATCTTGGTATTTTCTCGTGCACCCAACCATCATTTCCGGTTTAGGTAGTCTAGTATGCCCATAATATGGTTCATCAACCCTatatgattccatttgctttTGAAGGCCTTTGTGAAGGTCTTTGTTTTCAGAGATTTGCAAACCTTCAGTAACATACAAAGTATAACAACCAAGGTAAGCACAGCCATATTCTTGAGATGGTATAATATTACTCTTTATCttatcatgagtcagataataaTCATATTTCACTTTAAAATTTCACTCATTAGAACTAATATTCCAAGCATGATCCTTCCCCTAAAATCGAGTCGTCTTCGCCATATTTCTAGTATCTTTGTCCCTAGATCTTTTTTCTTACTCTTCTTATGGACCTCACTGAAAGTAATACATTTTCTTATGATAAACCTTGGTCCTTTAGGTTCCACTTTCCACAACTTATAACCAATGAAGACACACCGTAAAACTTTAGCATCAAGCAAGGCTCGCTTGATTTGCGCGAACGACAAAGCTTTGAATACCTTCAATATAGATAAGTCTACCGATTTCCTACTCTAAACCTTACTAGACGCGTGGAAGTCTATTCATGTGAATAAACATCCGCCAGTTAGATAGGCTACAATGGCACCTGTCTTACCTTAAAAACTCTCTAGCAACTCAACTCCTAGCAACATATCGGAAGCAGTGAAATGTGTTTTCATCTCTTGTCTCCTTAAAAACTCATTAAAATGCTCTAAAAAACCTCCAGGTATCTACCACGCCTTAACCTCAAATACCTTAGCTTATTATTGAGATAACAGAAACTATGCACGTACAAGATGCAATTAGGAAGTGAAAAATAGAAGAAGGAGCCAATCTTCATTGATAGGGTGAAAATCAACTCAACCATACAAAAGATTACAAGTTGGCTTATATACAAGTTTGAAAATAAAAGGCGGGAAAGTATAATTGAGAGGAGATTAACAAGTTAATAAATCAATTAATCAACTATCTTAACAGTCCCCCTCAAGCTAAGCATGGTATATGTTGATCATGCCAAGCTTGGAAACAAACTTGTTGAATGTAGCAATAGGTAATGCCTTAGTGAGAAAATTTGCTAATTGCTCATGTGtagatgtaatacggtgaactgactttaaagaaatgtcgcggtaagcaagagtcgccgccgacttttattttatccaattggaaaggcaaaaagaacaggaaagacctttgaaagattttgagttcggggggtaggttatacaaagggaaggtgtaagcaccctttgtatccatggttatccatgggctcttaattgcttagctcactttgtttgaattgtttgaagtgtcgtgtgtgaataagaaaagattttgaataaggactttagcttgtaaataagcatagccttttggaaattgtttgaaaaggaggtgtgaaaaagatttgaaagtttgatttgaatgtgagcaagcaattgagaaccacctaccctaagattgtctttcttgttctataagtctttcgggcgaaagggtctatccataccatgagagggcaggaagtctttcaattggatgtgaaaggGTCATCaagagtatcgttcgccataagattgtccctgccatatagagggtaggtagtctttagggaaggatataatagtcatttaggcaacatgtaaagactccttagcattcgaaggaacgatcatcatttatcgaggtaacgtcgagggacgagatcatatttatcgtaggcaacatcgaagggactatgatctttatatcgagggactatgatgattttatcgaaggcaacaggctaaggagtccctacgctcgaagggacttgactattctgatcGAAAGGTAATAGTAAGAGGAGTTACCCTAGAGGTGGGtttgtgcagcaatcacgtgacgGTATTCGAGTATTTATCTTGCGTTAGTGAGCTATGTCCAGTTATTattcttgccactccctattttactaaccacagcagttaTATAACAGTTATATTGTACGGaaatttaaaggcagaaaataaacctacaactattacaaggctttggggcagttacataatagaggAGGAATGGAGCGCGAAAATAAAACCTAACTATTACAATAGACACCTGTGGGCAAAAATATAAAGGCGGATATAAAATCCTAAGCTATTGCAGAAAAAACCTTGAcaacctatacacattttctagaattaaaaataaataataaaactaaattaaaggcagaaaaataaacaattaaaattaaaggcgaaaatttaaataaaggcaaaaatcaaataaataattaaagacatgcgacatacactggagtgggagatgagaagagaattcgcGAATAAAAATGTAGTTTTAGGGAAATTAGGGTTAAAAAACCTTGTGGCTAAAAATAGGGTAAAAACCTAAACCTACAGTTTGATCCACAGCTTGATAGACAACCCTTACATTACTGATAGTCACATGATTTTGATTAAAGGCTAAATATGAAAATGGTTTTGATTAAAGGCTAAATATGAAAACCTAAAAATTAACCCTAAATTATTAAGTTATTAAACTAATCCTAAATAATTAAACCTAATCTAAACtccaatttaaaaaaattatttaaccaatTAAATTAGATCTTAATTAATTATCTTAACACTAATTGTCTAAAAATACTagtgtttgaaaaagaaaatttaagtaaaaaaagaagaaaaaaatagaaatagagAAAAGACACAAAACAAactaaaaagagaaagaggaatttAAAGAACCAGGGAGTTATTCCATGTGGTTGACTTTAGCATACTCATGATGCGCATGCATTCCAGGACCGTCAGATCTTCTAGTGGGAGAGTGTCAGCGGCTGAGATGCGAGGGAACATTGTGATCCAGCGTGCGAGCATTGTATTGAGTATATGaacaaataaattgaaaaaaaaatctttGGCCTTCTGGGATCGAACTGGCGTCACGGTGCTCATTGGTCTCCCTTCTTTGCCATTTGCGctataataaatatgaaaaagaaCAATTAAATGAAAATTCAACGCGTGGGTCCCTGTAATAAAATGCCAACCAATTAGGATCGGAGAGAGGGAGATAGGATTGTTGACCGGCCCATGAGATAACACCACGCGTGGAGAGAGAGAAAGGAGAGTTGGCCAACGAATCACACGCACGCACGTACGGTCAGAGAGTCAACTGAATTGTTCATCGTCTTCTCCaagtttcctgcgaattttgctaTGCTCTTTGCTGCGACTTTAGTTGCGCTTTCTCCTATAACCATGGCTGCAAAATTCAAACTCAGGAAACATACGTTAAACAAAGTCAATAagcacccagatccactaaacaaaGCCTTGTGAGTTCAATGGTGAAATTGGTTTTGTCTAAAAAGGTCTGCATGCACGAAAACGAACGT from Vicia villosa cultivar HV-30 ecotype Madison, WI linkage group LG4, Vvil1.0, whole genome shotgun sequence encodes the following:
- the LOC131599027 gene encoding uncharacterized protein LOC131599027, with the translated sequence MGGKGSSSSLCNVFKACFSSGNNDEYWEGSGAGRRMFASDEDRGSWVAEPGVDRKASDFIARYYATRVTDSQSQFVS